A window of Roseiflexus castenholzii DSM 13941 genomic DNA:
CCAGGCGCACCGATGCGCCCACCTCCAGCAACCCACGCACCTTGCGCTCACCGACTGCGCCGCCGCCGATCACAATAGCGGACAGCCTGCTGGTGTCGGTCAGCACAATGGGATATTCGCGCGGGGTCTGATTCGATGCCGGGAATGCTTCGGAACGGTTCGCTTCCGACTGCGCTCTGGCAGTGTAGCCACGTGGCGTCGCCATTCTTTCACCCAGCATATAACTCTGACTGTTCCCCACCAGCACCACAGTGAACATATCGGCGTCCAACGGGTCTGCCGCTGCAAGCGTCGTCAGGATCACATGCTCATCGTCGCGCGAAACGTTACGCCCAAATGCGACCGGTGTCGTCGGCGGACGGTGGGTGCGCAGGATGCGCAGCGCGGCGTCGAGTTGCCAGTCACGCCCGCGCGACCGCGGATTGTACAACGCAACGACAAAATCCGCCTGCGCTGCGGCTCGCAACCGACGTTCGATCACCTCCCACGGCGTCAGCAGGTCGCTCAGGCTGATGACACAGAAATCGTGGCTGACCGGCGCGCCGAGACGCGCCGCGAGCGCCTGGAAGGCGCTGATGCCCGGAATGACTTCGACTACCGGATCATCTCCCGTCCAACCGTCGTCGCGCAGCGCCTCGAATACCGGCGCAGCCATAGCGTAGATGCCAATGTCGCCGCTGCTGATCAGCGCCACCCGCCGACCGGCGCGCGCCAGTTCGATGGCGTGCCGTGCCCGCCCGGCTTCGTCCCCCATTGCCGGGGTGACCAGCACCTCCTGATGGGGTTGCAGCAGCGGAAGCGCCAGGTCGATATAGACCCGATAGCCTGCCACGATCTCGGCGCGGCGCAGCGCTTCGCGCGCGGCAAAGGTGAGGTGCTGCGGATCACCGGGACCGATGCTGACCAGCGTAAGGACACCCGACGGTTGATCATGTTTGGGGATGGTCGGGCGCGAAGGGACCACGGATTTGCGCGGATGCGACGGATGTTCACGGTTTGGTGCGGGATGGGAAACAATCGATCCGTGGGAATTGGTCCCGATCCGTGTGGAGCCGTGCGCCCCCATATGCCTTGTCCCCCGGAGCGTGCCATGTTCTGCCAGGGTAGTGGCAATGGTGCAGCGCGGGAATGCGCGCTTGGGCACGAGCAGCGGGCCGCCGCTGACGATCACGGCACATGGCTCGGCGACGCCGGGCAGGTCGAAATGCACGGTTGCGGCGCTGCGGCTGAACTTCGTGGCATCAAGCGCAGCGAGTTCGGCGGTCGAAACCACATGCAGAGGGATGGCAAGCCTGTTGGCAAGGGCGATCAGTCCCGGCTCATCCGCCTTGATCTCAGCCGTAGCGAGCGCTCCCACGCACCGTTCATCGAGACCGGCATCGGCGAGGGTTGTGCGCAACGCATCGTACAACTCATCGACCGAAACACCGCGCCGACACCCAATGCCGACAACCAGGACCGGCGGCAGGTAACGCACGCTCTTCGCCCGCAGTTTCTTCCAGAGGTCATTGATCTGATGATGTGTGACCAGGAGCGCCGCGGCATACCGGGCATCCATCAGATCGGCAGCGGTGTTGACGAACTCAATGTTTGGGCATAGCGCCAGATGGTTTTCCATCCACCTGCGAGCATCAGGCAGATCGGGTTCAACCCAACATCCGATCAGGTCTCCATTGACCAGGCACGCCATCGTATGCGTGAGTGCCGAGTCGCCGGCGATCCGCCAACCCTTGTTGCGCCCGATCATGTCGAGCGCAGGAAACCCCTGCGTATCGCTGGCAGTGGTGATCGCCGCCTGACCGCCGGTGAGCGCGGCGATCCGGCGCGCCAGGTCGTTGGCGCCTGCCTGATGTCCGCCGATCAGCGGGATGACGAACCTGCCGGCTTCATCGAGGCAGACGACCGCCGGATCGGTGGTTTTATGGCTTATGAGCGGCACAATCGTGCGCACGGCAATACCACTCGCCATGATCAACGCCAGCGCGCGACTGCGTCCCCACCAGTAGCGCACTTCATCAGACAATGATGCCGTATACGGTGTTGCGATGATTGCTTCGCCGGCGAATTTTGCCGGCACGCGCGCGACGGCGTTCAATTCCGGCGCCAGACGTTCCGCCAGGCGCGCACCGGCGCGGGTGACGGCAATGATCGTGATACTCACGCCTGCTCTCCGCTCTGCTTTCCATGACGAAAACGATGCGTATAGGTGCGATCATACAGCCGACTCGTCGCCCTATCGGTCTGTTTCAGCGCCGGATCGAGCGCCGGGCTGACCAGAATCAGCGCCTGGCGTGTGAAGCCGGCTGCTTTGACCTTCGCCACAATATCGCCCAGCGTCCCGTGGATGATTGTCTCATCGGGCCAACTCACACGATATAGCACAGCAACCGGTGTGTTGTGGGTGTACGCGCCACCTGCAAGCAGATCGTCCACCACACGCTGGATGCGGGTAACGCTCAGATAGATCGCCAGCGATGCGCCGTGCGCCGCCAGGCGATGCAGTTCCTCGCCGGGAGGCATCGGTGTGCGCCCGGAAGCGCGGGTAAAAATGACCGTCTGCACCACTTCGGGAACGGTCAACTCGATGCCGAGACGGGCAGCCGCCGCAAATGCCGCTGTCACACCGGGGACGATCTCATAGGGGATGTCAAGCGCATCGAGCGCCGCCATTTGTTCGTGAACAGCGCCATAGAGCGATGGATCGCCGCTGTGGAGCCGGGCGACGACCTGCCCGGCGCGCGCAGCGTCGCGCATCAGGGCAACAATCTGTTCCAGGTGCATATCCGCAGTGCCAATGATCCGCGCATTGGCGCGCGCCCACGAAGCGGGCAACCCATCGTCCACCAGGCTATCGGCGTAGAGGATTAGATCCGCCTGCGCCAGAATGTCGCGCCCACGCACGGTTATCAGATCGGGCGCGCCGGGTCCCGCGCCAATAAAGTAGACCGTTCCGGCGGCAACAGGATAGGTCATACAATGTCTCCACGGCGAACAATGACCAGCGACAGATAGGGGCGTCGCTGCGGATCGAGCGAACGCAGGTCGCGTGCAATGACTTCTTCCGGCATCCCGACGCGCTCGGCATAGAGCGCATGATCCAGCAGATTGAGTTCATCGAGCGCCGCCACAATCGCGGGCAGCGCCGCTCCTGCCTTCATCAGTACGACGGTTTCAAAATCGCAGAGCAATCGGCGCAGGGTTGCTGCATCGGTTTCATAACTTGCAGGAACAACAATCATGCGTTCATTGCTCATCGCCAAAGGCATGCCGCCTGCCGCCGCCGCTGCTGCAAACGATGTCACACCGGGGATGATGCGTACCGTCACCACTGCACAGAGAGCAGACAGTTCGCGCCAGAGGTAGACAAAGGTGCCATAGAGCAACGGATCGCCGAGGAGCAGATATGCGCCATGCCGATTGGCGCCCAATTCCGATACGATGGTTTCGGCAGCAGCACGCCACGCCGGATGCAACTGAGCAGAATCGCGCGTCATGGGCAGCGGCAGCGCGACGACCGCCTGCCGCGCGCGGTCGATCCAGGGTTCGGCGATGCGCAGCGCCAGGCTCTGGTCGCCATTGCGACTCTGTGGAACGAACAAGATATCCGCCGACTGAATGGCGCGCAAACCCCTGAGCGTGATCAATTCGGGATCGCCAGGTCCGAGACCGACGGCGGTCAGTGTGGCAGTCTTATCCATGCTGGTTCTCTTTTTGCCAGACAACGATAAAGACGGGATTGAGCGCTTCGAGGCGCAGCAGCGACTGGATGGGCATGCTGCGGTTAATCTGTGCCTGCGTCATCCGCGCCTCAGGAAGGAGCGCCAGCGCCTGCTGCACATGGTCGAACACAACCAGGTTCAGCACCAGACGCCCCTGAGGTCTGAGACGCTGCTGCGCCGTGCGGATGATCTCTACCAGGCGACCGCCGCTGCCGCCGATGAACACAGCGTGCGGATCGGGACAGTCGGCGCAGGCTTCCGGCGCTTCGCCATGGATGACGTGCAGGTTCGGCGCCGGGAAACGCCGCAGGTTTTCGTGGATGTGTCTTACAAACGGCTCGCGCCGTTCAATCGCGTACACCCGGGCAGTCGGGCAGGCGCGCGCCGCCTCGATGCCGACCGACCCGCTGCCTGCGCCAATGTCCCACAGGACATCACCCGACCGAAGCGCCAGTTCCGCCAGGCTCAGCAAACGCACTTCGCGTTTGGTGATCTGACCGGCGACGGTGCTGAACGCCTCATCGGGCAAACCGGGGGGGACAGGCGTGTGATGGATGAGATAATCGTTCCAGACGACGAACACATTCAGCGGCGCAAATGACCGCTCTGCCGCTTCGGCGAGCGTTGTGCGCACAATATGCTGTGCAGAGCCTCCCAGATGTTCACAAACTGCGCAACGCGTGGTTGGCGGCAAGCCAGATTCCAGCAAGGCAGCGGCAATGCGTGCGGGCGTGTTCCGCTGATCGGTCAGCAGGGCAGTCTTTGGTGATGTCAGCACATGTGCAATCACTGTTTCGAGTGGACGACCGTGAGCGCTGAGCAGTGTGGCATCGTGCCAGGGTTCCGCCAGCGCCGCGAACGCCAGTTGCGCCGAGGTTGGCGCCGGAATGATGTCGAGGGCTTCCGGCGGCAGCGCCCGGCGGAGCGATACGCCGATCCCGTACCAGAGCGGATCGCCCGACGCGAGGACAGTTGCCAACTCACCGCGTTCCCATGCCAGTTTCAACCGCTCCAGCGCCGGTTCGACCGACGCGCCGATGACCAACCGCTCGCCGGTGAACTCAGGAAACGCGGCAAGATGGCGTTGCCCGCCAACGAGAATCTCAGCGCGCATGATCCGGTCGTACAGGGCAGCAGGCACTCCCACAGCGCCGGCATCGGTCAATCCCACAACCAGGATGGGACGCCGCATTGTCATGGCATGTCCTCCAGCGGCTCATCGTCATCGGCGCCGAACGGTTCACTCACCAGGCGCTCGATCAGGGGGCGCGAGTCGCCGACCGGCGCACCGGAGCGCCCTGGTTTAGGCGCACCGGCGCGCGCCAGCACGTTGCCATCGAAATCGACCAGAATGGTCTCGAATCCCATCGCGCCTCCCTGCGCCTCGATAAAGCGCAGGCAGTGCATCAGCGCGAGATCGACAATCCGCTGGAGCGGCGCCGTTTGCCCGTATTCCTGGCAGAGTTCGAGAAAGTGGCGTCCGGTGTTCGCATGGGCGACTGCATCGATCAGCGGTTGCGGCGCGCCGACATCTCGACAAACCTGCGCCAGAAACGCAAAATCAACCTGATTACCGGCAACATGGGTCTGCATATGCCCCTGCGCGGTCTTGATCATTTTGCCAATCATGCCAACAAATACGGCTTCCTCAACGCCGCACGCAAGGCAG
This region includes:
- the cobJ gene encoding precorrin-3B C(17)-methyltransferase, whose product is MSITIIAVTRAGARLAERLAPELNAVARVPAKFAGEAIIATPYTASLSDEVRYWWGRSRALALIMASGIAVRTIVPLISHKTTDPAVVCLDEAGRFVIPLIGGHQAGANDLARRIAALTGGQAAITTASDTQGFPALDMIGRNKGWRIAGDSALTHTMACLVNGDLIGCWVEPDLPDARRWMENHLALCPNIEFVNTAADLMDARYAAALLVTHHQINDLWKKLRAKSVRYLPPVLVVGIGCRRGVSVDELYDALRTTLADAGLDERCVGALATAEIKADEPGLIALANRLAIPLHVVSTAELAALDATKFSRSAATVHFDLPGVAEPCAVIVSGGPLLVPKRAFPRCTIATTLAEHGTLRGTRHMGAHGSTRIGTNSHGSIVSHPAPNREHPSHPRKSVVPSRPTIPKHDQPSGVLTLVSIGPGDPQHLTFAAREALRRAEIVAGYRVYIDLALPLLQPHQEVLVTPAMGDEAGRARHAIELARAGRRVALISSGDIGIYAMAAPVFEALRDDGWTGDDPVVEVIPGISAFQALAARLGAPVSHDFCVISLSDLLTPWEVIERRLRAAAQADFVVALYNPRSRGRDWQLDAALRILRTHRPPTTPVAFGRNVSRDDEHVILTTLAAADPLDADMFTVVLVGNSQSYMLGERMATPRGYTARAQSEANRSEAFPASNQTPREYPIVLTDTSRLSAIVIGGGAVGERKVRGLLEVGASVRLVSPTATPQLAAWAEAGRITWDQRAYTQGDLAGALLAFAATSDRSVNSRIARDAAVAGILCNVADAPEEGCFHVPAVYRSGGVTIAVSSGGAAPARAAALRDAIAQWLGQSLNIEGHR
- the cobM gene encoding precorrin-4 C(11)-methyltransferase, translated to MTYPVAAGTVYFIGAGPGAPDLITVRGRDILAQADLILYADSLVDDGLPASWARANARIIGTADMHLEQIVALMRDAARAGQVVARLHSGDPSLYGAVHEQMAALDALDIPYEIVPGVTAAFAAAARLGIELTVPEVVQTVIFTRASGRTPMPPGEELHRLAAHGASLAIYLSVTRIQRVVDDLLAGGAYTHNTPVAVLYRVSWPDETIIHGTLGDIVAKVKAAGFTRQALILVSPALDPALKQTDRATSRLYDRTYTHRFRHGKQSGEQA
- the cobI gene encoding precorrin-2 C(20)-methyltransferase, whose amino-acid sequence is MDKTATLTAVGLGPGDPELITLRGLRAIQSADILFVPQSRNGDQSLALRIAEPWIDRARQAVVALPLPMTRDSAQLHPAWRAAAETIVSELGANRHGAYLLLGDPLLYGTFVYLWRELSALCAVVTVRIIPGVTSFAAAAAAGGMPLAMSNERMIVVPASYETDAATLRRLLCDFETVVLMKAGAALPAIVAALDELNLLDHALYAERVGMPEEVIARDLRSLDPQRRPYLSLVIVRRGDIV
- a CDS encoding bifunctional cobalt-precorrin-7 (C(5))-methyltransferase/cobalt-precorrin-6B (C(15))-methyltransferase, coding for MTMRRPILVVGLTDAGAVGVPAALYDRIMRAEILVGGQRHLAAFPEFTGERLVIGASVEPALERLKLAWERGELATVLASGDPLWYGIGVSLRRALPPEALDIIPAPTSAQLAFAALAEPWHDATLLSAHGRPLETVIAHVLTSPKTALLTDQRNTPARIAAALLESGLPPTTRCAVCEHLGGSAQHIVRTTLAEAAERSFAPLNVFVVWNDYLIHHTPVPPGLPDEAFSTVAGQITKREVRLLSLAELALRSGDVLWDIGAGSGSVGIEAARACPTARVYAIERREPFVRHIHENLRRFPAPNLHVIHGEAPEACADCPDPHAVFIGGSGGRLVEIIRTAQQRLRPQGRLVLNLVVFDHVQQALALLPEARMTQAQINRSMPIQSLLRLEALNPVFIVVWQKENQHG